CAAAACTCATTAGTAGATTGGCTCTTTTTTTGACAGCAGGAGACAGACCCAAGCTGCCGCCAATCACAAAAGTAATGTCGGAAAGGCCACGGACTGTGATGTCGCTCAAGATAGAACTAAACTCTTCTGAAGGAAATTGCTTTCCTTCAATAGCTAAAGCAACCACGAATTCTCGTTCAGAGACTTTTGCTAAAATCCGACTTCCTTCTTTTTCGAGGATTTGCTGATTTTCTAGTTCACTGGCCTTATCTGGTGTTTTTTCGTCTGCTAATTCTACAATTTCTAACTTAGAAAATCGACTCAGGCGTTTGGCATATTCAGCAATTCCATCCTTAAGATACTTTTCTTTTAATTTTCCAACAGTTACAAGCTTTATTTTCATATTTCCATTCTATCATATCCACATGGATTTCACACTTTATTCACATCAGTTTTTTATGAAAAACTTGTTGAATCTATATATTTTCTAACCTCCATCAACATTTTTTATAAGTTTTCCACAACTTGTGGAAAACTTGTGAATTTTAAGTTATAATTAAGAATAGATTTATATAATTTTATCAATTGTAATCAAGGAGGAAAATATGAAAAACGCTTCAAATTTCTTTAAAAAATCTTTGTTGCTTTTTATTGTTTTAGTTGTAGGATTTATTGGCGGAAGCCTAGGAAATTTAGCCACTGCATTTCTTAATAATAAAATGGCTAATATTGGTCCTTCTAGCTCAAAGACCACTGTATCAACGTCTTATAAAAACACAACCGACACCACAAAGGCTGTAAAAAAGGTTCAAAATGCAGTTGTATCAGTAATTACTTATACAGGTTCAAATCAAGAAGGAGTGATCAATAATGAATCAACCAGTGATCCTCAAGTAGCTAGTGAGGGATCTGGTGTTATTTATAAGAAGGAAGGAAAATATGCCTACCTTGTTACCAATACTCACGTGCTAAATGGAGCAACAAATCCTGATATTCTACTAGCAGATGGTAGTAAGGTTCCTGGTGAGGTCGTTGGTTCAGATGTTTATTCTGATATTTCTGTAGTAAGAATTAACTCTGAAAAGGTGAAAGATGTAGCTGAATTTGGAGATTCCAACTCCCTGACAGTAGGAGAAACTGCTATTGCCATCGGAAGCCCTCTCGGAACAGAATACGCTAACTCTGTTACACAAGGAATCATCTCTAGTTTAGGCAGAAATGTAACTCTCCAATCTGAAGACGGCCAAAATATTTCCACAACTGCCTTGCAAACAGATGCTGCTATCAACCCTGGTAACTCTGGCGGTCCACTCATCAATATCCAAGGACAAGTTATCGGTATTACGTCCAGCAAAATCTCTCACAATGGTCAAACTGCTGTAGAAGGCATGGGCTTTGCAATTCCATCAAACGATGTTGTCAATATTATCAAGCAATTAGAGAAAACTGGAACAGTAACTCGTCCTGCTCTGGGTATCCAAATGCTCGATTT
This genomic window from Streptococcus cristatus AS 1.3089 contains:
- a CDS encoding S1C family serine protease — protein: MKNASNFFKKSLLLFIVLVVGFIGGSLGNLATAFLNNKMANIGPSSSKTTVSTSYKNTTDTTKAVKKVQNAVVSVITYTGSNQEGVINNESTSDPQVASEGSGVIYKKEGKYAYLVTNTHVLNGATNPDILLADGSKVPGEVVGSDVYSDISVVRINSEKVKDVAEFGDSNSLTVGETAIAIGSPLGTEYANSVTQGIISSLGRNVTLQSEDGQNISTTALQTDAAINPGNSGGPLINIQGQVIGITSSKISHNGQTAVEGMGFAIPSNDVVNIIKQLEKTGTVTRPALGIQMLDLSNIATSDLSKLRLPSSVKSGILVRSVQEGMPAENKLQKYDVITKVDDKDVESTSDLQSALYRHSLGDELKVTYFRDGKEATTTIKLTKSTQDLSDN
- the rlmH gene encoding 23S rRNA (pseudouridine(1915)-N(3))-methyltransferase RlmH, which codes for MKIKLVTVGKLKEKYLKDGIAEYAKRLSRFSKLEIVELADEKTPDKASELENQQILEKEGSRILAKVSEREFVVALAIEGKQFPSEEFSSILSDITVRGLSDITFVIGGSLGLSPAVKKRANLLMSFGKLTLPHQLMRLVLVEQIYRAFMIQQGSPYHK